From one Microlunatus sp. Gsoil 973 genomic stretch:
- a CDS encoding tyrosine-type recombinase/integrase: MIDTTAEALAASLPTTISDSSALDLPDGLTVDDALRIAEAVASRLAESTRRVYGHGWRQWERWCSARQTSALPARPAMICAYLTERASEGALVPTLDLAIGAISYAHRSRGLDDPTLSEAVRQVRRGLRRIVGAAPRRQSRPLDTNDIRQILGPIDRTTAKGARDAAIILLGYASALRRSELAALDLADMESKPGGLLLHVRQSKTDQHAEGQVVAVACGQYADTDPLATLDAWLDCRGREAGPLFTSMRNKAVTDERVSGNAIARMLRNRARDAGLPAERITPHSLRAGHATTAAVAGVSLDRIAAQTRHKRLSTLLERYIRPAQALDLTSSRDLGL; the protein is encoded by the coding sequence ATGATCGACACCACCGCCGAGGCGCTGGCCGCCTCCCTCCCCACCACCATCTCCGACAGCTCCGCTCTCGACCTCCCCGACGGGCTCACCGTCGACGACGCCCTTCGGATCGCCGAAGCAGTCGCCTCCAGGCTGGCCGAATCCACCCGCCGCGTCTACGGACACGGCTGGCGGCAGTGGGAACGCTGGTGCTCGGCCAGGCAGACCTCGGCGCTCCCCGCGAGGCCAGCGATGATCTGCGCCTACCTCACCGAACGGGCCAGCGAAGGCGCACTGGTTCCCACCCTCGACCTCGCGATCGGCGCCATCTCGTACGCCCACCGCAGCCGCGGCCTCGACGACCCAACCCTGTCCGAGGCCGTCCGGCAGGTACGCCGGGGACTGCGACGCATCGTCGGAGCCGCACCGCGTCGACAGTCGCGCCCGCTGGACACCAACGACATCCGCCAGATCCTCGGACCCATCGACCGCACCACGGCGAAGGGAGCACGTGACGCCGCCATCATCCTGCTTGGCTACGCTTCAGCGCTGCGCCGCTCCGAACTCGCCGCCCTCGACCTCGCCGACATGGAGAGCAAACCCGGCGGCCTCCTGCTACACGTCCGCCAGTCCAAGACCGACCAGCACGCTGAGGGACAGGTCGTCGCCGTCGCGTGTGGCCAGTACGCCGACACCGACCCCTTGGCAACGCTCGACGCTTGGCTGGATTGCCGGGGCCGCGAGGCCGGTCCGCTGTTCACGAGCATGCGGAACAAGGCCGTCACCGACGAGAGGGTCTCCGGCAACGCCATCGCCCGCATGCTCCGCAACCGCGCCCGCGACGCCGGGTTGCCGGCCGAGCGAATCACCCCGCACTCTCTGCGCGCCGGGCACGCCACGACCGCAGCCGTTGCCGGCGTGAGCCTGGACCGGATCGCCGCCCAGACCCGCCACAAGCGACTCTCCACCCTGCTGGAACGCTACATCCGCCCCGCGCAAGCCCTCGACCTCACCTCCAGCCGCGACCTCGGGCTTTGA
- a CDS encoding SRPBCC domain-containing protein, producing the protein MTDASRTTVHRSITVPLAQGAAFALFTDGMDSWWPRDGYSIGQAPSQQSCLEAYEGGRWFERSTDGSEHVWGRVLHWQPPHRVVMSWQISPDWTADLTVATEVDIRFTDIGAGGTRVDLEHRHLDRYGDRQGDMLVALGSPDGWQAVLAAYAAKVAPIGFDRHTLVTLILRPDAPELSPAEAEALQNAHLAHTADLVAAGHILAAGPPVDPDDERLRGISLWSVDPNTARRMCDEDPAVRAGRLAAQVATWMTPSGQLRFERVRVPRSMAEVEG; encoded by the coding sequence ATGACCGACGCATCCCGGACCACCGTGCACCGCAGCATCACCGTCCCTCTCGCCCAGGGCGCGGCATTCGCGCTGTTCACCGACGGCATGGATTCGTGGTGGCCACGCGACGGATACTCCATCGGGCAAGCCCCGTCGCAGCAGTCGTGTCTGGAGGCTTACGAGGGTGGTCGATGGTTCGAGCGCAGCACCGATGGCAGCGAACACGTCTGGGGTCGAGTCCTGCACTGGCAGCCACCGCACCGCGTCGTGATGAGCTGGCAGATCAGTCCCGATTGGACCGCTGACCTGACGGTGGCTACCGAGGTCGACATCCGTTTCACCGACATCGGCGCCGGCGGGACGCGCGTCGACCTCGAACACCGTCACCTCGATCGCTACGGCGACCGACAGGGCGACATGCTGGTCGCTCTCGGTTCACCTGACGGCTGGCAGGCCGTCCTCGCCGCGTACGCCGCGAAGGTCGCGCCAATCGGCTTCGACCGCCACACCCTGGTGACCCTAATCCTGCGGCCCGACGCACCCGAGCTCTCGCCGGCAGAGGCGGAGGCCCTCCAGAACGCGCACCTGGCGCACACGGCGGACCTCGTCGCAGCCGGCCACATCCTCGCAGCAGGACCACCCGTCGATCCCGACGACGAGCGCCTCAGGGGCATCTCGCTCTGGTCGGTCGACCCGAACACTGCACGCCGGATGTGTGACGAGGACCCTGCAGTCCGAGCCGGACGGCTCGCCGCTCAGGTCGCGACCTGGATGACCCCGTCGGGGCAGCTCAGATTCGAGCGGGTTCGCGTCCCCCGGTCCATGGCCGAAGTCGAGGGCTGA
- a CDS encoding SRPBCC domain-containing protein: MSAEVHDGIVIATEHIQAAPEVVFRYFTDPALLTTWIGDLAELDPLPGGRFDLVMGDVRCRGTYLVVEPPHRVTFSWGIDGNRALPPAASTVEVVLTPDGDDTMVVLTHRGLPENRIEQHRAGWEHQLARLCRT, from the coding sequence GTGAGCGCCGAGGTCCACGACGGCATCGTCATCGCGACCGAGCACATTCAGGCAGCACCCGAGGTCGTCTTCCGCTACTTCACCGATCCCGCGCTCCTGACCACGTGGATCGGCGACCTGGCGGAGCTCGACCCGCTGCCCGGTGGGCGGTTCGACCTCGTCATGGGCGACGTCCGTTGTCGTGGCACGTACCTCGTTGTGGAACCTCCGCATCGGGTCACGTTCAGTTGGGGGATCGATGGCAACCGCGCGCTCCCGCCCGCTGCCTCGACGGTGGAGGTAGTGCTCACTCCGGATGGGGACGACACCATGGTCGTCCTGACTCACCGTGGCCTGCCGGAGAATCGCATCGAGCAGCACCGCGCCGGGTGGGAGCACCAACTCGCGAGATTGTGCCGGACATAG
- a CDS encoding nucleoside triphosphate pyrophosphohydrolase, which translates to MTQGKLVRDRIPQIIRAQGGTVVARRLTDQEYESALLEKLVKESQELALAGSRRERLEESADVYEVLLAIAGKSGFDFAEIEAAAERKRAARGGFGERIWLESW; encoded by the coding sequence GTGACGCAGGGAAAGCTCGTACGCGATCGGATTCCGCAGATCATCAGAGCGCAGGGCGGAACGGTCGTCGCTCGCCGGCTGACCGATCAGGAATACGAATCAGCGCTGCTGGAGAAACTCGTCAAGGAAAGCCAGGAGCTGGCGCTGGCCGGATCGCGCCGGGAGCGTTTGGAAGAGTCGGCCGACGTCTACGAGGTCCTGTTGGCGATAGCCGGCAAGAGCGGGTTCGACTTCGCAGAGATTGAGGCCGCTGCCGAACGAAAGCGGGCGGCGCGTGGTGGCTTCGGGGAGCGAATCTGGTTGGAATCCTGGTGA
- a CDS encoding helix-turn-helix transcriptional regulator, translated as MVGRTRSKNETPDAVLRALADPHRRQILRLVQHGELPAGQIAASFTLTQQAVSQHIGVLKSAGLLTERRDGTRRLYSLRQEPLESVRGLLAELWPEALSRLKRAVEEAHPRDSGRDA; from the coding sequence GTGGTCGGACGAACGCGGTCGAAGAACGAGACACCTGACGCGGTGCTCCGCGCTCTGGCAGACCCCCATCGCCGACAGATCCTGCGCCTGGTCCAGCACGGGGAGCTGCCTGCCGGACAGATCGCGGCGAGCTTCACGCTCACTCAGCAGGCGGTCAGCCAGCACATCGGCGTCCTCAAGTCTGCCGGCCTGCTCACGGAACGCCGCGACGGCACCCGACGGCTCTACTCGCTCCGCCAGGAGCCGCTGGAGTCCGTGCGCGGGCTGCTGGCTGAGCTCTGGCCGGAGGCCCTGTCCCGCCTGAAGCGGGCCGTCGAGGAGGCGCATCCGAGGGACTCCGGGAGAGACGCGTGA
- a CDS encoding GNAT family N-acetyltransferase — translation MNAPEARTNVAAAPQEAGMLTGEIVGLRVRREEDVPVLHSALYDDVDTRARADSRPWRPIPPDSAESPYAVRGPTEGVATFSVVHLDSLELAGEASLWGIDTHNRSAHVGIALLPRSRGRGLGTDTVRVLCRYGFIGLGLHRLQVETLSDNAAIIRAAARVGFRTEGILRRSSWVSGTFVDQVVLGQLAEEWSASGSARSGD, via the coding sequence ATGAATGCGCCGGAGGCCCGTACGAACGTCGCCGCCGCGCCACAGGAGGCAGGCATGCTGACCGGTGAGATCGTCGGGCTGCGCGTCCGGCGCGAGGAAGACGTACCCGTCCTCCACAGCGCCTTGTACGACGACGTCGACACCCGTGCCCGGGCCGACTCCCGGCCGTGGCGACCGATCCCGCCCGACTCGGCGGAATCGCCGTATGCCGTCCGCGGTCCCACCGAGGGTGTCGCGACATTCTCCGTCGTGCACCTGGATTCCCTCGAACTCGCCGGAGAAGCGTCGTTGTGGGGGATCGACACCCACAACCGGAGCGCGCACGTCGGCATCGCTCTACTGCCCAGATCACGCGGGAGGGGCCTGGGCACCGACACGGTCCGCGTCCTGTGCCGCTACGGCTTCATCGGCCTCGGCCTCCACCGGCTCCAGGTGGAGACGCTTTCCGACAACGCGGCGATCATTCGCGCGGCGGCACGGGTCGGCTTCCGGACCGAAGGCATTCTCCGTCGTTCCTCCTGGGTCAGCGGCACCTTCGTCGACCAAGTCGTGCTCGGCCAGCTCGCTGAGGAGTGGTCGGCTTCTGGGTCAGCCCGGAGCGGCGACTGA
- a CDS encoding EthD family reductase, with protein MFCASIVYPTGLDRFDADYFSARHIPMFVSFLGENCARYEVHRPLMQPEAPDPPFAAAAYVWVHSAEEFGAVLAKHGEEIYADIERFSSGQPVRAWSLVVDPVAEDPTTR; from the coding sequence ATGTTCTGCGCATCGATCGTGTATCCCACCGGGCTGGACCGCTTCGACGCGGACTACTTCAGTGCCCGGCATATCCCCATGTTCGTCTCATTCCTCGGTGAGAACTGCGCGCGCTACGAGGTGCACCGGCCCTTGATGCAGCCCGAGGCACCGGACCCACCCTTCGCCGCCGCGGCGTACGTGTGGGTGCATTCGGCCGAGGAATTCGGAGCGGTGCTGGCGAAGCACGGCGAGGAGATCTATGCCGACATCGAGCGGTTCAGCAGCGGGCAGCCCGTCCGTGCCTGGTCGCTGGTCGTGGACCCGGTGGCTGAAGACCCGACCACCCGATGA
- a CDS encoding MarR family winged helix-turn-helix transcriptional regulator gives MTTSGAADLASDLRLALGRVARKIRRIYVDAAKGVSFLELAVLQRLERTGPSAPGTIAGDEGVTSAAVAATLTSLERAGLVHRARDPGDRRRVIVTITPSGQQTLEARESASIGRIEAALSRLTRGERERLAAAVPLLERIATEL, from the coding sequence ATGACGACCTCCGGCGCCGCCGACCTGGCGTCCGACCTCCGCCTTGCCCTAGGCCGCGTCGCGCGCAAGATCCGCCGAATCTATGTAGACGCGGCGAAGGGCGTGAGCTTCCTCGAACTGGCCGTGCTCCAGCGACTCGAACGCACCGGGCCTTCCGCACCCGGGACGATCGCTGGCGACGAGGGCGTCACCTCGGCTGCCGTCGCGGCAACGCTCACCAGCCTCGAACGGGCCGGGCTCGTGCACCGCGCCCGGGACCCGGGCGACCGTCGGCGCGTGATCGTCACGATCACCCCTTCCGGTCAGCAGACACTCGAGGCGCGGGAGTCGGCCAGCATCGGCCGGATCGAGGCCGCCCTCTCCCGCTTGACCCGAGGCGAGCGCGAGCGACTCGCCGCCGCCGTACCGCTGCTTGAAAGGATCGCGACCGAGCTGTGA
- a CDS encoding sugar phosphate isomerase/epimerase yields the protein MDSASATTIWAVFTKPWRTVPAADLAELVVRMGFNAVEFPLRPGYQVDLDRLDRSLAELVAVFADHGVSIASVASAPDDHILAACAANGIDLLRIMIPVEAAGYLATADSIRRRLDDLVSLSHRHGVRIGIQPHYDDYIADSSELAVLIKDYDPAAIVAIWDAAHDGLARKHPANTLPLLWDRLAMVNFKNACYRRTDVPGRERPDWSITFVKGSEGLCSWAEAAAVLRERRYAGPICLPAEYTDERDLEAKVAADLGYLRVLLSGEEDRT from the coding sequence ATGGACTCCGCTTCTGCAACCACGATCTGGGCGGTGTTCACCAAACCGTGGCGAACCGTTCCTGCCGCCGACCTTGCCGAGCTTGTTGTCCGGATGGGGTTCAATGCCGTCGAGTTCCCGCTCCGACCTGGATATCAGGTTGATCTTGATCGGCTCGACCGGTCGCTCGCGGAGCTGGTCGCAGTGTTCGCTGATCATGGCGTAAGCATTGCCAGTGTGGCGAGTGCGCCGGATGATCACATCCTGGCAGCTTGCGCTGCGAACGGGATCGACCTGTTGCGGATCATGATCCCCGTCGAGGCCGCCGGTTACCTCGCTACGGCGGACAGCATCCGTCGCCGACTCGATGACCTGGTGTCGCTGAGTCATCGGCATGGTGTCCGGATCGGCATCCAACCGCACTACGACGACTACATCGCCGACTCTTCGGAGCTCGCAGTGTTGATCAAGGATTACGACCCGGCGGCGATCGTTGCGATCTGGGACGCGGCGCACGACGGTCTGGCCCGCAAACACCCGGCCAACACCTTGCCATTGCTGTGGGATCGGTTGGCCATGGTCAACTTCAAGAACGCTTGTTACCGACGCACAGACGTACCGGGCCGCGAACGGCCCGATTGGTCGATCACCTTCGTCAAAGGGTCCGAGGGTCTGTGCTCGTGGGCCGAGGCCGCCGCCGTACTCCGCGAACGCCGGTACGCCGGGCCGATCTGCCTGCCTGCGGAGTACACAGACGAGCGCGATCTCGAAGCCAAGGTGGCCGCAGATCTCGGATATCTACGCGTACTGCTGTCAGGTGAGGAGGACCGAACATGA
- a CDS encoding Gfo/Idh/MocA family protein, giving the protein MTDTTPVRIAFVGAGGMANRVHYPSLAAEPGVEIVGLCDLDEARMAETADRYKIDKRFTDYRRMVDTVTPDAVYVIGQPEFMYPIWCWCLSQGLDLFVEKPLGLTLHQATNLAYLAETNNCVTQVDFQRRASPLLRYATEQLSGRGPVTHAVCTFYKFQPTPMLGARDHMMDDGVHAIDTLRAMCGGTVTHIDSVVRRLGTPDINFFSAQLIFDTGATGILINSWTSGRRAFQVQLHVPGGCAELDLEGTGRIFTDGDAEGSTTSAQRVSGSTDFHVYAGFQQKTSEFIRAVRTRVLPPSHFGDALETMRIAETVLHRSVLIDN; this is encoded by the coding sequence ATGACCGACACCACACCGGTACGCATCGCGTTCGTCGGTGCCGGCGGGATGGCCAACCGGGTCCACTATCCGTCGCTGGCCGCCGAGCCGGGCGTCGAGATCGTCGGCCTCTGTGATCTTGACGAGGCGCGAATGGCTGAGACCGCAGACCGCTACAAGATCGACAAGCGGTTCACCGACTATCGCCGGATGGTCGACACGGTGACTCCGGACGCGGTGTACGTCATCGGCCAGCCGGAATTCATGTACCCGATCTGGTGCTGGTGCCTGAGCCAGGGTCTGGATCTGTTCGTCGAGAAGCCGCTGGGACTGACCCTGCACCAAGCGACCAATCTCGCCTACCTGGCTGAGACCAACAACTGTGTGACGCAGGTCGACTTCCAGCGCAGGGCCTCGCCCCTGCTCCGGTACGCGACCGAGCAGCTGTCCGGACGAGGTCCGGTGACGCACGCGGTGTGCACCTTCTACAAGTTCCAGCCGACGCCGATGCTGGGTGCCCGTGATCACATGATGGACGATGGAGTCCACGCGATCGACACGCTGCGGGCGATGTGCGGCGGGACGGTCACCCACATCGACAGTGTCGTACGCAGGCTCGGGACCCCGGATATCAACTTCTTCTCCGCCCAATTGATCTTCGACACCGGTGCGACCGGGATCCTGATCAACAGCTGGACCAGTGGACGGCGCGCCTTCCAGGTCCAGTTACATGTTCCAGGCGGCTGTGCTGAGCTTGATCTTGAAGGAACCGGTCGCATTTTCACCGACGGCGACGCCGAAGGCTCGACGACGTCTGCCCAACGGGTGTCGGGCTCAACCGATTTCCATGTCTACGCAGGTTTCCAGCAGAAGACGAGCGAGTTCATCCGAGCCGTACGGACCCGCGTACTGCCGCCGTCCCACTTCGGCGACGCACTCGAGACCATGCGGATCGCCGAGACGGTACTCCATCGATCAGTTCTGATCGACAACTGA
- a CDS encoding SRPBCC domain-containing protein: MTDTTIAGDFTAVLDLPAAPEDLIALFTSPEGVSRWWGPTTGDGKIGGVLVISFGEHGQNAVRVLQTDPGRVVWEPVVADGLTPTGHTHEWLGTTIEVEVRAAGEGAQLHFRHRGLTPKLACWDDCVAGWNHFMASISSLLRTGSGHPYGS; the protein is encoded by the coding sequence ATGACTGACACGACCATTGCCGGAGACTTCACCGCGGTGCTGGACCTGCCTGCCGCCCCTGAGGACCTGATCGCCCTGTTCACCTCGCCGGAGGGCGTCAGCCGCTGGTGGGGACCGACGACCGGAGACGGCAAGATCGGCGGGGTTCTCGTGATCAGCTTCGGCGAGCACGGACAGAACGCCGTGCGCGTGCTGCAGACCGATCCGGGCCGGGTAGTGTGGGAGCCCGTCGTCGCCGACGGATTGACTCCGACCGGGCACACGCACGAATGGCTCGGCACCACGATCGAGGTCGAGGTCCGTGCCGCCGGAGAGGGTGCTCAGCTCCACTTCCGGCACCGCGGCCTGACGCCAAAGCTCGCGTGCTGGGACGACTGCGTCGCAGGGTGGAATCACTTCATGGCCAGCATAAGCTCGCTCCTGCGGACGGGTTCAGGACACCCCTACGGTTCCTGA